In a single window of the Microbacterium sulfonylureivorans genome:
- a CDS encoding sugar porter family MFS transporter, which yields MNGTGSIPADAFSIKSPYGRRAIGLSVAAAVGGFLFGFDSSVINGAVDSISQDFALNDVITGFVVAIALLGCAVGALMAGNLSDRWGRLRVMFLGAVMFFVSSIGAGLAFSAWDLALWRVIGGLGIGIASVIAPAYIAEIAPRQIRGGLASLQQLAITLGIFAALLSDALLANTAGGADNVLWLGLEAWRWMFLVGVIPSAVYGILSFTLPESPRYLIAKGRYDEAKEIFSRLVPAADLDHTMRDLQTAIETDRKNAGVSLRGPVLGLQRIVWVGIILSVFQQFVGINVIFYYSTSLWQSVGFDESDSFTISVATSITNVLVTLIAIFLVDRVGRKPILLTGSVMMAVSLGLMAISFVFSETAADGAVTLPAPWGPIALVAANVFVVGFGASWGPLVWVLLGEIFPSRIRAKALGVAAGAQWIANFLITISFPAMSSWSLPLTYGMYALFAALSFFYVLFRIPETKGMDIEQTETLFTHKGAHTEAADPA from the coding sequence ATGAACGGCACCGGATCGATTCCCGCGGACGCATTCTCGATCAAGAGCCCGTACGGCCGACGCGCGATCGGCCTGTCCGTCGCGGCCGCGGTCGGCGGGTTCCTGTTCGGCTTCGACTCGTCGGTCATCAACGGCGCAGTCGACTCGATCTCGCAGGACTTCGCACTCAACGACGTCATCACCGGCTTCGTCGTCGCGATCGCCCTGCTCGGGTGCGCGGTCGGAGCGCTCATGGCGGGCAACCTGTCCGATCGCTGGGGGCGCCTCCGGGTGATGTTCCTCGGCGCCGTCATGTTCTTCGTCTCGTCCATCGGCGCCGGCCTCGCCTTCTCGGCGTGGGACCTCGCCCTGTGGCGCGTGATCGGCGGCCTCGGCATCGGCATCGCGTCGGTCATCGCCCCGGCCTACATCGCGGAGATCGCGCCGCGGCAGATCCGCGGCGGCCTGGCGTCGCTGCAGCAGCTGGCGATCACGCTCGGCATCTTCGCCGCCCTGCTCTCGGACGCCCTGCTGGCCAACACCGCCGGCGGCGCCGACAACGTGCTGTGGCTCGGCCTCGAGGCGTGGCGGTGGATGTTCCTCGTCGGAGTCATCCCGTCGGCCGTGTACGGCATCCTGTCCTTCACGCTGCCGGAGTCCCCTCGCTACCTGATCGCGAAGGGCCGCTACGACGAGGCGAAGGAGATCTTCTCGCGGCTCGTCCCGGCCGCAGACCTCGACCACACCATGCGCGATCTGCAGACCGCGATAGAGACGGATCGCAAGAATGCCGGCGTCTCGCTGCGGGGTCCGGTGCTGGGCCTGCAGCGGATCGTCTGGGTCGGCATCATCCTGTCGGTGTTCCAGCAGTTCGTCGGCATCAACGTGATCTTCTACTACTCGACGAGCCTCTGGCAGTCGGTCGGCTTCGACGAGAGCGACTCGTTCACGATCAGCGTCGCCACCTCGATCACCAACGTTCTCGTGACGCTCATCGCGATCTTCCTCGTCGATCGTGTCGGCCGGAAGCCGATCCTGCTGACCGGTTCGGTCATGATGGCCGTCTCGCTCGGGCTGATGGCGATCTCGTTCGTGTTCTCCGAGACCGCCGCCGACGGCGCGGTCACCCTCCCCGCACCGTGGGGGCCGATCGCCCTGGTCGCGGCGAACGTCTTCGTCGTCGGGTTCGGCGCATCCTGGGGACCCCTCGTCTGGGTGCTCCTGGGTGAGATCTTCCCGAGCCGCATCCGCGCGAAGGCGCTGGGTGTCGCGGCCGGTGCACAGTGGATCGCCAACTTCCTCATCACGATCTCGTTCCCCGCAATGTCGTCCTGGTCGCTGCCCCTCACCTACGGCATGTACGCGCTGTTCGCGGCGCTGTCGTTCTTCTACGTCCTGTTCCGCATCCCCGAGACGAAGGGGATGGACATCGAGCAGACCGAGACGCTGTTCACGCACAAGGGCGCGCACACCGAGGCCGCCGATCCGGCGTGA